In a single window of the Elaeis guineensis isolate ETL-2024a chromosome 6, EG11, whole genome shotgun sequence genome:
- the LOC105046518 gene encoding G-type lectin S-receptor-like serine/threonine-protein kinase SD3-1, with product MRKHQVFWFPIIFCSIAFFHTEALRIPLGSKLSVANHEDWISPNGNFAFGFFNRSDQPNRFGVGIRFNSISIPLSEQAFVWVAGAHVSVGYDSFLQLTEAGDLVLFDPSNGAAVWRSNTRNSSVAWASLRDDGNLVLLNTHQDVVWQSFDTPSDTLLPGQNLTFFKTLRAASSNFVSSYYSLLMDALGQLRLSWETNVAYWKTGATSSEPILAAVFTREGAFQLLDMRSRPVWSSFGDDHNDSSVNFRFLRLDSDGNLRMYSWTSGSNSWRKVWQAVENQCDVFATCGLSGICALTPSGDTTCECPFGGLSSNSNFNCLVPDNQTCDTGSTVITLKHTFLYGIYPPEDFITRSSIELCKNSCLQDPRCTSVTVTNDGKAQCRMKRTRFVTGHEHPSLTSISFVKVCIDPFPAVPGKVHAPSPSSAPPSPKRSSRLHISSAVVLAAGALIVFLVLQIGAFLCFLRRRKATKSLGAARYPCQSSVGLISLSYSELKDITSDFKHRIGLNLHKGVLPIDQVVVVKELKYDAECGENIGEKQFKSWIFTLGGIHHKNLVRLLAYSCNSGRRFLVYEFIKNASVDKWLEDAKLSRRLTWRRRMDICVGVARGLAYLHSGCREFVSHGNLKWENVLLNEELEAKVTEFGVAAVRGNVSQDSQQAEVDVARFGEMIVIMVSGQQGGVDMCSWAYKEWMEGCAVRVVDSRIGGKFNVEEVERMLRVAFWCIQADARLRPMMGEVLKVLEGTLSVDPPPPPYPCLKPLEESHSIQ from the coding sequence ATGCGCAAGCATCAAGTATTTTGGTTCCCCATCATCTTCTGTTCCATTGCCTTCTTTCATACCGAAGCTTTGCGAATTCCTCTTGGTTCCAAGCTCTCGGTTGCAAACCATGAGGACTGGATCTCCCCCAATGGAAACTTCGCATTCGGGTTCTTCAACCGCTCCGATCAGCCCAACCGATTCGGAGTTGGCATTCGTTTCAACTCGATATCGATCCCGCTCTCCGAGCAAGCCTTTGTCTGGGTTGCCGGGGCTCATGTTTCCGTTGGATATGATTCATTTCTTCAACTCACTGAGGCTGGAGATCTTGTTCTCTTCGACCCTTCCAATGGAGCTGCGGTCTGGAGGAGCAACACTCGCAATTCCTCTGTTGCTTGGGCCAGTCTCCGCGACGACGGAAATCTCGTTCTCTTGAATACACACCAAGATGTTGTTTGGCAGAGCTTTGATACTCCTTCAGACACACTTCTTCCAGGTCAGAACCTCACCTTCTTCAAGACGCTCCGGGCGGCCAGCTCGAATTTTGTCTCAAGTTACTACAGTCTGTTGATGGATGCTTTAGGCCAGCTGAGACTTAGCTGGGAGACTAACGTCGCTTACTGGAAGACTGGAGCTACTTCCTCAGAACCGATACTCGCGGCTGTCTTCACCAGAGAAGGAGCATTTCAGCTTCTCGACATGAGATCGAGGCCGGTTTGGTCGAGTTTCGGAGATGATCATAATGATTCCTCTGTGAATTTTCGGTTTCTGAGGCTGGATTCCGATGGAAATCTTCGAATGTACTCGTGGACTAGTGGTTCCAACTCATGGAGGAAGGTGTGGCAAGCCGTGGAGAATCAGTGTGATGTCTTTGCCACTTGCGGCTTGTCCGGCATTTGCGCTCTCACTCCATCGGGGGATACAACTTGCGAGTGCCCATTTGGTGGATTAAGCTCCAATTCTAACTTCAACTGTTTGGTTCCGGATAATCAAACATGCGACACTGGATCGACTGTGATCACACTTAAGCACACATTCTTATATGGAATTTACCCACCTGAAGATTTTATCACTCGGTCTAGCATCGAGCTGTGCAAGAATTCATGTTTGCAGGATCCTCGCTGCACATCGGTGACAGTTACTAATGATGGTAAGGCTCAGTGCAGAATGAAAAGAACTCGGTTCGTAACAGGTCATGAGCATCCCTCTTTGACATCCATTTCTTTTGTAAAGGTCTGCATCGACCCATTTCCTGCGGTACCTGGAAAAGTTCATGcaccttctccttcttctgcGCCGCCTTCGCCAAAACGATCATCCAGACTGCACATTTCCTCTGCTGTTGTGCTGGCTGCCGGCGCACTTATTGTCTTTTTGGTACTCCAAATTGGTGCATTTCTTTGCTTCTTGAGGAGAAGGAAAGCAACGAAGAGCCTAGGAGCTGCGAGGTATCCATGTCAGAGTTCGGTTGGTTTGATCTCATTATCCTACTCAGAGCTGAAAGATATAACCAGTGACTTCAAGCACCGGATTGGGTTGAATCTGCACAAGGGTGTGCTTCCGATCGACCAGGTGGTTGTGGTCAAGGAGTTGAAATACGACGCCGAATGCGGGGAAAACATAGGAGAGAAGCAGTTCAAGTCTTGGATTTTCACTTTGGGAGGCATACACCATAAGAACTTAGTCAGGTTGTTGGCATATAGTTGCAATTCCGGCAGAAGATTTTTAGTGTATGAGTTTATTAAGAATGCTTCAGTTGATAAATGGCTAGAAGATGCTAAACTAAGCAGGAGGCTAACTTGGAGGAGGAGGATGGATATATGTGTGGGAGTGGCTAGAGGATTGGCTTACTTGCATTCTGGGTGCAGGGAGTTTGTCAGCCATGGGAACCTGAAATGGGAGAATGTGCTTCTGAATGAAGAGTTGGAAGCAAAGGTGACTGAATTTGGTGTGGCAGCAGTCAGAGGTAATGTTAGCCAAGATAGCCAGCAGGCTGAAGTGGATGTGGCGAGGTTTGGGGAAATGATTGTGATCATGGTGAGTGGCCAACAAGGAGGGGTAGATATGTGTAGTTGGGCTTACAAGGAGTGGATGGAGGGATGTGCAGTGAGGGTGGTGGATTCAAGGATTGGAGGGAAGTTTAATGTAGAAGAGGTGGAACGCATGTTGAGGGTTGCATTTTGGTGCATCCAAGCTGATGCAAGGCTGAGACCAATGATGGGTGAAGTACTGAAAGTGTTGGAAGGTACACTATCTGTCGATCCTCCGCCACCTCCGTACCCTTGCTTGAAGCCCTTGGAGGAATCACATTCTATCCAATAG
- the LOC105046517 gene encoding LOW QUALITY PROTEIN: chaperonin-like RbcX protein 2, chloroplastic (The sequence of the model RefSeq protein was modified relative to this genomic sequence to represent the inferred CDS: inserted 1 base in 1 codon): MAGARSMAIGSVAVDSHPTACLCVDALPLSNLNFRGSGDAHRIPTCRKASRXSAGSLGLSSSFVDTWQGRRPSARSRKQWTNSKSRRLVVVDEFAGQYEEGFEDVHVQLINYFTYKAVRTVLHQLYEMNPPKYTWFYNFVADNKPSDGKQFLSVLGKEKQDLAERVMITRLHLYGKWIKKCDHAKMYQQISDENLQLMRERLMETVIWPSDDTNTEKIG, encoded by the exons ATGGCTGGAGCTCGGTCCATGGCGATCGGTTCCGTTGCCGTCGACTCCCATCCCACCGCTTGCCTCTGCGTCGACGCTCTCCCTCTCTCCAATCTCAATTTCAGGGGAAGCGGGGACGCTCACAGGATTCCGACATGCCGGAAGGCGTCGA TctcggcgggctccttggggcTGAGCAGCTCCTTCGTCGACACCTGGCAAGGGAGGCGTCCCTCCGCGCGATCCAGGAAGCAGTGGACCAACAGCAAGAGCAGGAGACTTGTTGTCGTGGATGAATTCGCCGGGCAGTATGAAGAGGGCTTCGAGGATGTTCATGTG CAACTTATCAATTACTTCACCTACAAAGCTGTAAGGACTGTTCTTCACCAGCTTTATGAAATGAACCCACCAAAGTACACGTGGTTCTATAA TTTTGTTGCAGACAACAAACCAAGTGATGGTAAACAATTTCTAAGTGTTCTTGGGAAG GAGAAGCAAGACCTAGCGGAAAGAGTGATGATCACACGCCTTCACCTATATGGTAAATGGATTAAG AAATGTGATCATGCGAAAATGTATCAACAAATTTCCGATGAGAACTTGCAGCTGATGCGTGAAAGGTTAATGGAGACAGTCATATGGCCATCTGATGACACAAACACAGAGAAGATTGGCTGA
- the LOC105046516 gene encoding uncharacterized protein, translated as MAERGGDRGGFGRGFGRGRGRGRGDRGRGDRRGGRRGRRDEEEKWVPVTKLGRLVKEGKIHSLEQIYLHSLPVKEHQIVDTLLGPQLKDEVMKIMPVQKQTRAGQRTRFKAFVVVGDGNGHVGLGVKCSKEVATAIRGAIILAKLSVIPVRRGYWGNKIGKPHTVPCKVTGKCGSVTVRMVPAPRGAGIVAARVPKKVLQFAGIEDVFTSSRGSTKTLGNFVKATFDCLMKTYGFLTPDFWKETRFTKSPLQEYTDYLAKPTKGIVIEDPERVEA; from the exons ATGGCGGAGAGAGGCGGTGACCGTGGCGGATTTGGCCGTGGATTCGGCCGTGGCCGTGGCCGTGGCCGTGGCGACCGTGGGCGGGGCGACCGCCGCGGTGGCCGGCGCGGACGCCGAGACGAGGAGGAGAAGTGGGTCCCCGTAACCAAGCTCGGCCGCTTGGTGAAGGAGGGCAAGATCCACAGCCTCGAGCAGATCTACCTCCATTCCCTCCCCGTGAAGGAACACCAGATCGTGGATACTCTCCTCGGCCCCCAGCTCAAGGACGAGGTTATGAAGATCATGCCGGTCCAGAAGCAGACCCGCGCTGGGCAGAGGACCCGGTTCAAGGCCTTCGTCGTCGTCGGCGACGGCAACGGCCACGTCGGGCTCGGCGTGAAGTGCTCGAAGGAGGTGGCGACCGCCATCCGCGGGGCCATCATCCTGGCGAAGCTCTCGGTGATTCCTGTGAGGAGGGGCTACTGGGGGAACAAGATCGGGAAGCCGCACACCGTGCCGTGCAAGGTCACCGGAAAGTGCGGGTCGGTTACCGTTCGGATGGTCCCGGCGCCCCGTGGTGCTGGGATCGTCGCTGCCCGTGTCCCCAAGAAGGTGCTCCAGTTCGCAGGGATCGAGGATGTTTTCACGTCATCTCGTGGTTCCACCAAGACCCTTGGAAACTTTGTCAAG GCTACTTTTGATTGTCTCATGAAGACCTATGGATTCCTGACGCCTGACTTCTGGAAGGAAACTCGCTTCACCAAGTCCCCGTTGCAGGAATACACGGACTACCTTGCAAAGCCCACCAAGGGGATTGTTATTGAAGATCCTGAAAGGGTGGAAGCTTAG
- the LOC105046515 gene encoding LOW QUALITY PROTEIN: uncharacterized protein (The sequence of the model RefSeq protein was modified relative to this genomic sequence to represent the inferred CDS: inserted 1 base in 1 codon) has product MAFHVACPITCRLLCDCELGFPEELRSPPARKEFEEQAERLEEFLRDPWIVRDGGGGXGTVQVLVPKVVPAPAPPPPSADVADHGGGGEDALSSAQARRGRAAAPGGGRVDGREDYVRRLETGGAADIPGEAANNLGTEDQGSLVKVICRICFSGENEGSERAMKMLSCKFCNKKYHRSCLKVWAEYRDLFHWSSWACPSCRICEVCRRAGDPTKLMFCKRCDGAYHCYCQQPPHKNVSHGPYLCPKHTRCHSCGSTVPGSGLSTRWFLGYTCCDACGRLFVKGKYCPVCLKVYRDSEMTPMVCCDACEQWVHCVCDGISDEKYQQFQADGNLYYKCPACRGDCYRVKDMEDAVRELWRRRDKADRDLTANLRAAAGLPTQEEIFSICPYSDDDEAAPVIPKNDYGSSSKFSVKGLTDKSSKNSKELGKSFSKKSSNKKYIKKGNQVQFAGKPGEPYQNTERQHELRSLESSLRDTNFDETKSYRNDAQDIFSSPLTRSPGNDKGKSSVDHMGSNNHMFIEEVVSNNFAKMPKVHIKGSKSPGLHVKEGAGKNSGKTEMVKGTKLVIHIGAKNRNAPGSPKSEASSCHKDQDVNALNGSEGMSQLQTKSKNYVHDGHPVIARNHDGKGAKLDNSTQIKSARQEDRDGVKKLQNISETHRKSRAINAEECEPMTARRSPLIIRKTSTEVDPAIKTRSQTMLTDNDDLPGKISPVTVVNFQSEIHNVAASSFGSNSSNDPKPLLKLKFKNPYFEQRSSWAPSGGEEKNPVKGQRSKRKRPSIQRENNQVDGDNEQPNQEDPIDVVDANWILQKLGKDVIGKRVEVHEASENSWHKGVVSNVLEGTSSLSVRLDDGRSKTLELGRQTVRFISQKHKKAKLWSHFGVVV; this is encoded by the exons ATGGCCTTTCACGTCGCTTGCCCGATCACTTG CCGGCTGCTATGCGATTGCGAGCTCGGGTTTCCGGAGGAGCTGCGGAGCCCCCCGGCGAGGAAGGAGTTCGAGGAGCAGGCCGAGAGGCTCGAGGAGTTCTTGCGGGACCCGTGGATCGTGAGGGACGGCGGCGGCG GGGGGACCGTCCAGGTTCTTGTCCCGAAGGTCGTGCCCGCGCCGGCGCCTCCCCCGCCGTCGGCGGACGTGGCGGACCATGGTGGAGGCGGGGAGGATGCGCTGTCTTCCGCGCAGGCCCGGCGGGGCCGCGCTGCAGCGCCAGGCGGCGGCCGCGTCGATGGCCGCGAGGATTATGTCCGGCGGCTGGAGACCGGTGGGGCCGCG GACATACCGGGAGAAGCAGCTAATAATCTTGGTACAGAAGATCAAGGTTCTTTAGTCAAGGTTATATGCCGCATTTGTTTTTCTGGTGAGAATGAGGGCAGCGAACGAGCTATGAAGATGCTGTCATGCAAATTTTGCAATAAGAAATACCACAGGAGCTGCTTGAAAGTTTGGGCTGAATATAGAG ATCTATTTCATTGGAGCTCATGGGCGTGCCCCTCTTGCCGCATTTGTGAG GTTTGTCGAAGAGCTGGTGATCCCACTAAGTTAATGTTCTGTAAAAGGTGTGATGGTGCTTACCATTGCTACTGTCAACAGCCTCCACACAAG AATGTGAGTCATGGGCCTTATTTATGTCCAAAACACACAAGATGTCATAGCTGTGGGTCTACTGTCCCTGGAAGTGGACTTAGCACAAG GTGGTTTTTAGGGTATACCTGCTGTGATGCTTGTGGAAGATTGTTTGTGAAAGGAAAATACTGTCCTGTTTGTTTGAAG GTCTACAGAGATTCTGAAATGACACCCATGGTTTGTTGTGATGCATGCGAACAATGGGTGCATTGTGTATGTGATGGCATCAG tgatgaaaaatatcagcagTTCCAAGCGGATGGAAACTTATATTACAAATGTCCTGCATGTCGTGGAGATTGTTACCGG GTCAAGGATATGGAAGATGCTGTTCGAGAGCTTTGGCGGAGGAGAGATAAAGCTGACCGTGATCTAACTGCAAACTTGAGAGCTGCTGCTGGACTGCCAACTCAGGAAGAAATATTTTCTATTTGCCCCTACTCAGATGATGATGAAGCTGCTCCAGTTATACCAAAGAATGATTATGGTAGTTCATCAAAATTTTCTGTCAAAGGTTTGACTGATAAATCAAGCAAGAATTCTAAAGAACTTGGGAAAAGTTTCTCCAAGAAATCATCCAATAAGAAATATATAAAGAAGGGGAATCAGGTGCAATTTGCTGGTAAGCCTGGTGAGCCATATCAAAATACTGAAAGGCAGCATGAGTTGAGATCATTGGAGAGCAGCCTTAGAGACACTAATTTTGATGAGACAAAGTCATACAGAAATGATGCACAGGACATCTTTTCATCTCCTTTGACCAGAAGTCCAGGCAATGATAAAGGGAAGTCTTCTGTTGATCATATGGGAAGTAATAACCATATGTTTATTGAGGAAGTTGTAAGTAATAACTTTGCTAAGATGCCTAAGGTCCATATAAAGGGTAGTAAATCACCAGGACTGCATGTCAAAGAGGGTGCTGGAAAAAATTCAGGCAAAACGGAGATGGTGAAAGGAACTAAATTAGTAATACATATAGGTGCCAAAAATAGAAATGCACCTGGTTCTCCCAAGTCAGAAGCTTCAAGCTGTCACAAGGATCAAGACGTTAATGCCTTGAATG GCAGTGAAGGCATGAGCCAGCTGCAGACGAAATCTAAGAATTATGTACATGATGGTCATCCTGTTATTGCCAGAAATCATGATGGAAAAG GAGCTAAACTTGATAACTCAACTCAGATAAAAAGTGCAAGACAGGAAGATAGAGATGGTGTGAAAAAGCTCCAAAATATATCCGAGACACACAGGAAAAGCAGAGCCATTAATGCTGAGGAGTGTGAACCTATGACTGCTCGCAGAAGTCCTCTTATAATAAGAAAAACAAGCACAGAGGTGGACCCTGCAATAAAGACTAGGTCTCAAACCATGTTAACAGATAATGATGATTTGCCAGGGAAAATTTCCCCAGTTACAGTGGTTAATTTCCAAAGTGAAATCCATAATGTGGCTGCATCATCATTTGGTTCCAATTCCTCCAATGATCCCAAACCATTgttgaagttaaaattcaaaaACCCATATTTTGAACAGCGAAGCTCTTGGGCACCTAgtggaggagaagagaagaatcCTGTCAAGGGACAGAGGTCAAAGAGAAAGAGACCGTCTATTCAGAGAGAAAATAATCAGGTGGATGGTGACAATGAACAGCCAAATCAGGAAGATCCAATAGATGTCGTTGATGCAAACTGGATATTGCAGAAGCTGGGTAAGGATGTGATCGGAAAGAGAGTCGAAGTTCATGAAGCATCAGAGAATTCATG GCACAAGGGAGTGGTTTCTAATGTCCTCGAAGGCACTTCATCTTTATCAGTTCGTCTAGATGATGGAAGATCCAAGACCCTAGAACTTGGAAGGCAAACAGTTCGCTTCATCTCTCAGAAACACAAAAAGGCAAAACT GTGGAGCCATTTTGGTGTTGTTGTGTAG